One Streptomyces sp. V4I8 genomic window carries:
- a CDS encoding response regulator: MRVVIAEDNALLREGLVLLLTSAGHEVVAVARTGPEVLPALLEHRPDAAVLDVRMPPNFRDEGLRAALAARKEFPGLPVLVLSQYVEESYAAELLAGGASGLGYLLKDRVGRVDEFLDALERVAAGGTALDPEVVTELLTRRRDSPLDSLTPREHEVLSLMAEGHDNATIAKTLVVTERAVHKHIGNVFLKLGLPQSDSGHRRVLAVLMYLNNS, from the coding sequence GTGAGAGTCGTGATCGCCGAGGACAACGCCCTGCTGCGCGAGGGCCTCGTCCTCCTCCTGACGTCGGCCGGACACGAGGTGGTGGCCGTCGCCAGGACGGGCCCCGAGGTCCTGCCCGCGCTCCTCGAACACCGCCCGGACGCCGCCGTGCTCGACGTACGGATGCCGCCGAACTTCCGCGACGAGGGCCTGCGCGCCGCCCTCGCCGCGCGCAAGGAGTTCCCCGGCCTGCCGGTCCTGGTCCTGTCCCAGTACGTCGAGGAGTCGTACGCCGCCGAACTGCTCGCCGGCGGCGCGAGCGGCCTCGGCTACCTGCTCAAGGACCGGGTCGGCCGGGTGGACGAGTTCCTCGACGCGCTGGAGCGGGTCGCGGCCGGCGGCACCGCCCTCGACCCCGAGGTCGTCACCGAACTCCTGACCCGGCGCCGCGACTCCCCCCTCGACTCCCTCACCCCACGCGAGCACGAGGTGCTGTCCCTCATGGCCGAGGGCCACGACAACGCGACCATCGCCAAGACCCTCGTCGTCACGGAACGCGCGGTCCATAAGCACATCGGCAACGTGTTCCTCAAGCTGGGGCTGCCGCAGAGTGACAGTGGGCATCGGAGGGTGCTGGCTGTGCTGATGTATCTGAACAACTCGTAG
- a CDS encoding ABC transporter ATP-binding protein, whose amino-acid sequence MADNTSENIPTVIADGVDIVYPVNGTGAGRGSATAALNRILRRGQAEKAAGVRKVHAVKKVSFVAYKGEAIGLIGTNGSGKSTLLKAVAGLLPVENGRIYTDGQPSLLGVNAALMNDLTGERNVHLGGLAMGMSREQVKERYQEIVDFSGINEKGDFITLPMRTYSSGMAARLRFSIAAAKDHDVLLIDEALATGDRSFQKRSEARIRELRKHAGTVFLVSHNNKSIRDTCDRVLWLERGELRMDGPTDEVLKEYEAFTGDKPAKPSPKPKAKPAPAPAPVPS is encoded by the coding sequence GTGGCTGACAACACCAGCGAGAACATCCCCACCGTCATCGCCGACGGCGTCGACATCGTCTACCCCGTCAACGGCACGGGAGCCGGCCGCGGTTCCGCCACCGCCGCGCTCAACCGCATCCTGCGCCGCGGGCAGGCCGAGAAGGCGGCCGGGGTGCGGAAGGTGCACGCGGTCAAGAAGGTGTCGTTCGTCGCGTACAAGGGCGAGGCCATCGGCCTCATCGGCACCAACGGTTCGGGTAAGTCGACCCTGCTCAAGGCGGTCGCGGGCCTGCTCCCGGTCGAGAACGGCCGTATCTACACCGACGGCCAGCCCTCCCTCCTCGGCGTGAACGCGGCCCTGATGAACGACCTCACCGGCGAGCGCAACGTCCACCTCGGCGGCCTCGCCATGGGCATGTCCCGCGAGCAGGTCAAGGAGCGCTACCAGGAGATCGTCGACTTCTCCGGCATCAACGAGAAGGGCGACTTCATCACCCTCCCCATGCGCACGTACTCCTCCGGCATGGCGGCCCGCCTGCGGTTCTCCATCGCCGCGGCCAAGGACCACGACGTACTGCTGATCGACGAGGCGCTGGCGACGGGTGACCGTTCGTTCCAGAAGCGCTCCGAGGCCCGGATCCGCGAGCTGCGCAAGCACGCGGGCACGGTGTTCCTGGTCAGCCACAACAACAAGTCGATCCGCGACACCTGCGACCGCGTCCTGTGGCTGGAGCGCGGCGAGCTGCGCATGGACGGGCCGACGGACGAGGTGCTGAAGGAGTACGAGGCCTTCACGGGTGACAAGCCGGCCAAGCCGAGCCCGAAGCCCAAGGCGAAGCCCGCGCCCGCCCCCGCCCCCGTTCCCTCGTGA
- a CDS encoding glycosyltransferase family 2 protein, whose translation MKPDVTVTVIVYNDAARLPRAVESVRRQTHANIEILISDDHSTDETPEVARHLASQDPRILHLRLPQNSGGCSAPRNRALDIARAPYAMFLDSDDELTDNAVELLLSAHREREIDFAMGAVVRIREDSGRRTKWMPHLVAERRTVIGVESEPRLLFEHLSTSKMYARAFLDRYDLRFPEGIHYEDQLFSTQAYCLAKEFTIIPEPVYRWHIEPYAATEAASISNQRHKLDNVRDRVHVQRLIDDFLVESGHGCLREDKDYKFLKHDFRMYAGDLPYRDEEWLSSFADITTPYLETLSPAAYARLPRMERVVLQLVRERRFSEARLAARGLGRAVAPRQVTPDAEGHLYWGEGIPTSTWARRELDVSDLELDTRPFRSAQFRHEITELTRGPGASIDLTIRTYDPGLRLPVGPHRAGLLITPGRQRLKVPFRLTPVRPGVYEGHVHLDLATAPVPHHGFAGVRHPLLRIEHQGQPHTAVLLAPLSFPPLTTRINYHTSTAPHRVTIEAEGRGPGRLQIRWQPVGVTARLVRPAVRRVARPRVRRAVRLMRSALR comes from the coding sequence ATGAAGCCGGACGTCACGGTCACGGTGATCGTCTACAACGACGCGGCACGCCTCCCCCGAGCCGTTGAGTCGGTGCGCCGGCAGACCCACGCCAACATCGAGATCCTCATCAGCGACGACCACTCGACGGACGAAACCCCGGAGGTGGCCCGGCATTTGGCCTCCCAGGATCCTCGCATCCTGCACCTCCGCCTGCCGCAGAACAGCGGCGGCTGCAGCGCCCCGCGCAACCGTGCCCTGGATATCGCCCGGGCGCCGTACGCGATGTTCCTGGACAGCGACGACGAACTCACGGACAACGCGGTCGAGTTGCTCCTGTCGGCCCACCGTGAGCGGGAGATCGACTTCGCGATGGGTGCGGTCGTGCGGATCCGGGAGGACAGCGGCCGTCGTACGAAATGGATGCCGCACCTGGTCGCCGAGCGCCGCACGGTGATCGGCGTCGAGTCCGAACCCCGCCTGCTCTTCGAGCACCTGTCGACGAGCAAGATGTACGCCCGCGCCTTCCTGGACCGCTACGACCTGCGGTTCCCCGAGGGCATCCACTACGAGGACCAGTTGTTCTCGACCCAGGCGTACTGTCTGGCCAAGGAGTTCACGATCATCCCGGAGCCGGTGTACCGCTGGCACATCGAGCCGTACGCGGCCACGGAAGCGGCATCGATCTCCAACCAGCGCCACAAGCTGGACAACGTCCGCGACCGCGTCCACGTCCAGCGCCTCATCGACGACTTCCTCGTCGAGAGCGGACACGGGTGCCTGCGAGAGGACAAGGACTACAAGTTCCTCAAGCACGACTTCCGGATGTACGCCGGAGACCTGCCCTACCGCGACGAGGAGTGGCTGTCCTCCTTCGCCGACATCACGACCCCCTACCTGGAGACCCTCTCCCCCGCCGCCTACGCCCGCCTGCCCCGCATGGAACGCGTCGTCCTCCAGCTGGTCCGCGAACGCCGCTTCTCCGAGGCCCGCCTGGCCGCACGGGGCCTGGGCCGCGCCGTGGCGCCGCGGCAGGTGACGCCGGACGCGGAGGGGCACCTGTACTGGGGCGAAGGCATCCCCACATCCACCTGGGCCCGCCGCGAACTGGACGTCTCCGACCTGGAGCTGGACACCCGCCCCTTCCGCAGCGCCCAGTTCCGCCACGAGATCACCGAGCTCACCCGCGGCCCCGGCGCCTCGATCGACCTCACCATCCGGACCTACGACCCCGGCCTGCGCCTCCCGGTGGGCCCCCACCGCGCCGGCCTCCTCATCACCCCCGGCCGGCAACGCCTCAAGGTGCCCTTCCGCCTCACCCCGGTCCGCCCCGGCGTCTACGAGGGCCACGTCCACCTCGACCTGGCAACGGCCCCCGTCCCCCACCACGGCTTCGCCGGCGTCCGCCACCCCCTCCTCCGCATCGAACACCAGGGCCAACCCCACACGGCCGTCCTCCTGGCCCCCCTCTCCTTCCCACCCCTGACAACCCGCATCAACTACCACACCAGTACGGCCCCCCACCGAGTAACCATCGAAGCAGAGGGCCGCGGCCCCGGCCGCCTCCAGATCCGCTGGCAACCGGTGGGCGTCACCGCAAGGCTGGTACGCCCGGCGGTACGGCGCGTGGCCCGCCCGAGGGTGAGACGAGCGGTCCGCCTGATGAGAAGCGCGCTGCGCTAG
- a CDS encoding organic hydroperoxide resistance protein — translation MDALYTAVATATHGREGRAVTNDGKIDLALAMPVELGGNGQGTNPEQLFAAGYAACFGSALGLVGRAAKADVSDAAVTAEVGIGKQGEGFGLKVTLRVELPDTLDEATGRKLVEQAHQVCPYSNATRGNIEVDLVIE, via the coding sequence ATGGACGCGCTCTACACCGCTGTCGCCACCGCCACCCACGGCCGCGAGGGTCGCGCCGTCACCAACGACGGCAAGATCGACCTCGCGCTGGCCATGCCGGTGGAGCTGGGCGGCAACGGGCAGGGCACCAACCCGGAGCAGCTGTTCGCCGCCGGGTACGCCGCCTGCTTCGGCAGCGCCCTCGGCCTCGTCGGCCGTGCGGCCAAGGCCGACGTCTCCGACGCCGCCGTCACCGCCGAGGTCGGCATAGGCAAGCAGGGCGAGGGCTTCGGTCTCAAGGTGACGCTGCGCGTGGAGCTGCCCGACACCCTGGACGAGGCCACCGGTCGCAAGCTGGTCGAGCAGGCCCACCAGGTCTGCCCCTACTCCAACGCCACCCGCGGCAACATCGAGGTCGACCTCGTCATCGAGTAA
- a CDS encoding MarR family winged helix-turn-helix transcriptional regulator, with translation MTTTPTADWLRLDQQICFSLNAASRAFGGVYRVVLKDLGLTYPQYLVMLVLWERGDLPVKKLGEHLRLDSGTLSPLLKRLEAAGLVRRERSVRDERSVEVRLTEEGTALRERALQVPRRIATATGFDVDEIRELRARLDQLTEALDAAAVEEEPGLGA, from the coding sequence ATGACGACCACGCCCACGGCCGACTGGCTCCGCCTCGACCAGCAGATCTGCTTCTCCCTGAACGCCGCGTCGCGCGCCTTCGGCGGCGTCTACCGCGTGGTCCTGAAGGACCTGGGGCTCACCTACCCGCAGTACCTGGTCATGCTGGTGCTGTGGGAGCGCGGCGACCTGCCCGTCAAGAAGCTGGGCGAACACCTGCGCCTCGACTCCGGCACCCTGTCGCCGCTGCTCAAGCGGCTGGAGGCGGCGGGCCTGGTACGCCGGGAGCGCAGCGTCCGCGACGAGCGCTCGGTGGAGGTACGGCTGACGGAGGAGGGCACCGCCTTGCGCGAGCGCGCCCTCCAGGTGCCACGCCGGATCGCCACGGCGACGGGCTTCGACGTGGACGAGATCCGCGAGCTGCGGGCACGACTGGACCAGCTCACCGAGGCACTGGACGCGGCGGCGGTGGAGGAGGAGCCGGGGCTCGGCGCGTAG
- a CDS encoding glycosyltransferase family 2 protein, whose amino-acid sequence MHPIPRHAPRPARDPRVGVIVIGYNDAAHVTTAVRSALAQGPAVREVVAVDDCSTDDSVDLLARLATAEPRLKVVRRRVNSGGCGSPRNTGLDRVTTPYVMFLDSDDVLPPGAVDALLAAATGADAEVAGGLCVRRELPGRREVPWQAPLYAAHAVVERPAQRPRLVHDTLCVNKLYRTDFLREHGIRFPEGRFPYEDFVFTARVLAARPRIALVPDRVYVWHVRRSADRLSISLDRADIANWRARTEASRLAYEILLGAGQKELARAARAKFLDHELRIYARESGLHDTPYQRAWWAHTRAYLAQYDASDWAHNPTAPGRLIGRVVLASPEPRDLPRLRDLASRPARLLPPYAHAPDGTPVWSADLPDVTLEPLLTRPVRLLPLAVDAELRPRARTALLRLRLHELYGRVAQAGPEALEVEWRSRETGVAAGPRTNVAPRPASAGGGGVWSAEVTVDWSAFGAGTWDLRLRVRFRGGAYREVTAHAVAGAGLLRRRAAIGARHALVLVQPYATHSGSLALRVAPGLRGVMSVVRSKFRRLLHRHCP is encoded by the coding sequence ATGCACCCCATCCCCCGGCACGCCCCCCGCCCCGCGCGCGATCCGCGGGTCGGCGTCATCGTCATCGGCTACAACGACGCCGCACATGTGACGACCGCCGTCCGCTCGGCACTGGCGCAGGGCCCCGCCGTCCGTGAGGTCGTCGCCGTCGACGACTGCTCCACGGACGACAGCGTGGACCTGCTCGCCCGCCTCGCCACGGCCGAACCGCGCCTGAAGGTGGTCCGGCGCCGGGTCAACAGCGGCGGCTGCGGCAGCCCGCGCAACACCGGCCTCGACCGGGTGACCACGCCGTATGTGATGTTCCTGGACAGCGACGACGTGCTTCCGCCGGGCGCAGTGGACGCGCTGCTCGCGGCGGCGACGGGGGCGGACGCGGAGGTGGCGGGCGGTCTGTGTGTACGGCGTGAGCTGCCGGGACGGCGCGAGGTGCCCTGGCAGGCGCCCCTCTACGCCGCGCACGCCGTGGTCGAGCGCCCCGCTCAGCGCCCGCGCCTTGTCCACGACACGCTCTGCGTGAACAAGCTCTACCGCACGGACTTCCTGCGCGAGCACGGCATCCGCTTCCCCGAAGGGCGCTTCCCCTACGAGGACTTCGTCTTCACCGCGCGCGTGCTCGCCGCCCGTCCGCGCATCGCCCTCGTCCCCGACCGGGTGTACGTCTGGCACGTGCGCCGCTCGGCCGACCGGCTGTCGATCTCCCTGGACCGCGCCGACATCGCCAACTGGAGGGCACGTACGGAGGCGAGCCGGCTGGCGTACGAGATCCTGCTGGGCGCCGGGCAGAAGGAGCTCGCCCGGGCGGCCCGCGCCAAGTTCCTCGACCACGAGCTGCGGATATACGCACGCGAGTCGGGGTTGCACGACACGCCCTACCAGCGCGCGTGGTGGGCGCACACGCGGGCGTATCTCGCGCAGTACGACGCGTCCGACTGGGCCCACAACCCCACCGCGCCCGGCCGTCTCATCGGCCGCGTCGTCCTGGCCTCCCCCGAGCCTCGCGACCTGCCCCGCCTCAGGGACCTGGCCTCCCGCCCGGCCCGCCTCCTCCCTCCGTACGCCCACGCCCCCGACGGCACCCCCGTCTGGTCGGCCGATCTGCCCGACGTGACCCTGGAGCCGCTGCTGACCCGCCCCGTCCGCCTCCTCCCTCTCGCCGTCGACGCGGAACTGCGCCCACGCGCGCGTACCGCCCTTCTCCGGCTGCGCCTGCACGAGCTGTACGGCAGGGTGGCGCAGGCGGGGCCGGAGGCGCTGGAGGTTGAGTGGCGGAGCCGGGAGACGGGGGTCGCGGCGGGGCCGCGTACGAATGTGGCGCCGAGGCCGGCCTCGGCCGGCGGGGGTGGTGTCTGGTCGGCCGAGGTGACGGTGGACTGGTCGGCGTTCGGGGCGGGCACATGGGATCTCCGCCTGCGCGTGCGCTTCCGTGGCGGCGCGTACCGCGAGGTCACGGCGCACGCGGTCGCAGGCGCCGGTCTGCTGCGCCGGCGAGCCGCGATCGGCGCCCGGCACGCCCTCGTGCTCGTCCAGCCGTACGCCACCCACTCCGGATCGCTGGCACTACGCGTGGCACCCGGCTTACGCGGCGTCATGTCGGTTGTGCGCAGCAAATTCCGCCGCCTGCTTCACCGACACTGTCCTTGA
- a CDS encoding CDP-glycerol glycerophosphotransferase family protein, translating to MPELSVVVHGPNTQDRLTGLLASLAAHPHPEVEVIVAAVGPWARETAEEYAPDMLVLPLPDGTDDAASRSAGAARASGRWLHFVHAKDGLPVGGPRLVAERAAELPDEVDVLLFDHVRSTWETSGLPSSDGPRLARAGRAAHLLDDIARSALRITPLLGNRALRTSFWQAHEPGLTTPDEPYAAYATLLRADRIAALNQVAYEHHELRPESLPPVTPEKHYALVDRYEALLARAQTRAASRPTAVPTVAPAESAGAVQSTGPAESAGLAESAGPAQSAGLAESADPTEPAGPGPATPTGSPGPAGSPTPTSRAVHAVLYDVMVHDCLRTFARTTMPDPVAREFFRRAAEAAVRRRPPGYRRPAGPEGIRRALLEENAYTRYRAFQAANRARRATKSAVRSRRRQVAAALGDHHYRKSLSRPVDPGLAVFAAYWNRGVACNPAAIAAKLTELAPQIHPVWVVTPEHAPLLPPHTDHVLPGTRRYREVLATAKYLVNNVNYPNAIVKRPDAVHLQTHHGTPLKRMGVDQMEFPAAAKGLDFEALLARIDKWDYSVSANSHSTRMWERAYPSRFTSLDYGYPRNDVYYTATAADIRTIRDRLGIPPAHRAILYAPTHRDYEAGWTPRLDLATLADQLGEDTVLLVRGHYFYGGTPSPLTALRRTGRVIDVSAYDPVEDLSLAADALVTDYSSIMFDYANLDRPIVVYADDWETYRSTRGVYFDLLAEPPGQVARTQRELAEILATEAWHDEGATKARAAFRRRFCEYDDGRAAERVVRRVFLGESEDALPPVIPLEERTPAPNPREAA from the coding sequence ATGCCCGAGCTCAGCGTCGTCGTCCACGGACCGAACACCCAGGACCGGCTGACCGGACTCCTCGCTTCCCTGGCCGCGCACCCCCACCCCGAGGTCGAGGTGATCGTGGCCGCGGTGGGCCCCTGGGCCCGGGAGACGGCCGAGGAGTACGCCCCCGACATGCTGGTCCTGCCCCTGCCGGACGGGACGGACGACGCCGCGTCCCGGTCGGCGGGGGCGGCCCGGGCCTCCGGCCGCTGGCTGCACTTCGTGCACGCCAAGGACGGGCTGCCCGTCGGCGGCCCGCGCCTGGTCGCCGAGCGGGCCGCGGAACTGCCGGACGAGGTGGATGTGCTCCTCTTCGACCACGTCCGCTCCACCTGGGAGACCTCCGGCCTCCCCTCCTCGGACGGCCCCCGCCTGGCCCGCGCGGGCCGAGCCGCCCACCTCCTCGACGACATCGCCCGCAGCGCGCTCCGCATCACGCCCCTCCTGGGCAACCGCGCGCTGCGCACCTCCTTCTGGCAGGCGCACGAACCCGGACTCACCACCCCCGACGAGCCGTACGCCGCCTACGCCACCCTCCTCCGCGCCGACCGCATCGCCGCCCTGAACCAAGTGGCGTACGAGCACCATGAGCTGCGCCCCGAGAGCCTCCCCCCGGTCACCCCCGAGAAGCACTACGCCCTCGTCGACCGCTACGAAGCGCTCCTCGCCCGCGCCCAGACCCGCGCGGCCTCCCGGCCCACCGCGGTCCCCACCGTCGCACCGGCCGAATCCGCAGGCGCAGTCCAATCCACAGGCCCTGCCGAATCTGCGGGCCTTGCCGAATCCGCAGGCCCAGCCCAATCCGCAGGCCTTGCCGAATCCGCAGACCCCACTGAACCCGCAGGCCCCGGCCCCGCCACCCCCACAGGCTCCCCCGGCCCCGCCGGCTCCCCCACCCCCACATCCCGGGCAGTCCACGCCGTCCTCTACGACGTCATGGTCCACGACTGCCTGCGCACCTTCGCCCGCACGACGATGCCGGACCCGGTGGCCAGGGAGTTCTTCCGCCGCGCGGCCGAGGCGGCCGTCCGCCGACGCCCTCCCGGGTACCGCCGCCCCGCCGGCCCCGAGGGCATCCGCCGCGCCCTCCTCGAGGAGAACGCCTACACCAGGTACCGCGCCTTCCAGGCCGCCAACCGCGCCCGCCGCGCCACGAAGTCGGCCGTACGAAGCCGCAGGCGCCAGGTCGCCGCCGCCCTCGGCGACCACCACTACCGCAAGTCCCTGTCCCGCCCGGTCGACCCCGGCCTGGCCGTCTTCGCGGCGTACTGGAACCGCGGAGTGGCCTGCAACCCGGCGGCCATCGCCGCCAAACTCACCGAACTCGCCCCGCAGATCCACCCGGTGTGGGTGGTGACCCCCGAGCACGCCCCCCTCCTCCCGCCCCACACCGACCATGTGCTCCCCGGCACCCGCCGCTACCGCGAGGTACTGGCCACGGCCAAGTACCTGGTCAACAACGTCAACTACCCCAACGCGATCGTGAAGCGCCCGGACGCCGTCCACCTCCAGACCCACCACGGCACCCCGCTCAAGCGCATGGGCGTGGACCAGATGGAGTTCCCGGCCGCGGCCAAGGGCCTCGACTTCGAGGCCTTGCTCGCCCGTATCGACAAGTGGGACTACAGCGTCTCCGCGAACAGCCACTCCACCCGGATGTGGGAGCGCGCGTACCCCTCCCGCTTCACCTCCCTCGACTACGGCTATCCGCGCAACGACGTCTACTACACCGCCACCGCGGCCGACATCCGGACGATCCGCGACCGCCTGGGCATCCCCCCGGCCCACCGCGCCATCCTCTACGCCCCGACCCACCGCGACTACGAGGCCGGCTGGACCCCCCGCCTCGACCTCGCCACCCTCGCCGACCAACTCGGCGAGGACACGGTCCTCCTGGTCCGCGGCCACTACTTCTACGGCGGCACGCCGTCCCCGCTGACCGCCCTGCGCCGCACCGGCCGGGTCATCGACGTCTCCGCCTACGACCCCGTCGAGGACCTGTCCCTGGCGGCGGACGCGCTGGTCACGGACTACTCGTCCATCATGTTCGACTACGCCAACCTCGACCGCCCGATCGTGGTCTACGCCGACGACTGGGAGACGTACCGCTCCACGCGCGGCGTCTACTTCGACCTGCTCGCCGAGCCACCCGGCCAGGTCGCCCGCACCCAGCGGGAACTGGCGGAGATCCTCGCCACCGAGGCATGGCACGACGAGGGCGCGACCAAGGCCAGGGCGGCCTTTCGCCGCCGATTCTGCGAGTACGACGACGGACGCGCCGCCGAACGGGTCGTACGCCGGGTGTTCCTGGGCGAGAGCGAGGACGCCCTGCCACCGGTGATCCCGCTGGAGGAACGCACGCCGGCGCCCAACCCTCGGGAGGCGGCATGA
- the galE gene encoding UDP-glucose 4-epimerase GalE, whose product MTWLITGGAGYIGAHVVRAMTEAGEHAVVYDDLSTGIADRVPDGVPLVVGSTLDGERVARALADHGVTGVVHLAAKKQVGESVDLPLHYYRENVEGLRVLLEAVTAADVPSFVFSSSAAVYGMPDVDLVTEETPCAPMSPYGETKLAGEWLVRATGRATGLSTASLRYFNVAGAAAPELADTGVFNLIPMVFEKLTENAPPRIFGDDYPTPDGTCIRDYIHVVDLAEAHVAAARALQSSPGHSLTLNIGRGEGVSVREMIDMINAITGFDRPPTVTPRRPGDPARVVASADRIATELGWKAKHDVQDMIASAWEGWVRVHPGAARG is encoded by the coding sequence ATGACCTGGCTGATCACCGGCGGCGCCGGTTACATCGGAGCGCACGTCGTACGGGCGATGACCGAGGCGGGCGAGCACGCCGTGGTGTACGACGACCTGTCCACCGGCATCGCCGACCGGGTGCCCGACGGCGTCCCGCTGGTCGTGGGCTCGACCCTGGACGGTGAGCGCGTGGCCCGTGCCCTGGCCGACCACGGCGTGACCGGCGTGGTCCACCTGGCGGCGAAGAAGCAGGTCGGCGAGTCGGTGGACCTCCCGCTGCACTACTACCGGGAGAACGTCGAGGGCCTGCGCGTCCTGCTGGAGGCCGTGACGGCGGCGGACGTACCGTCCTTCGTCTTCTCCTCCTCGGCGGCGGTGTACGGCATGCCGGACGTCGACCTGGTGACGGAGGAGACGCCGTGCGCGCCGATGTCGCCGTACGGCGAGACCAAGCTGGCGGGCGAGTGGCTGGTCCGCGCGACGGGCCGCGCGACGGGGCTGTCCACGGCATCGCTCCGCTACTTCAATGTGGCGGGCGCCGCCGCCCCCGAACTCGCCGACACCGGTGTCTTCAACCTCATCCCCATGGTCTTCGAGAAGCTCACCGAGAACGCGCCCCCGCGCATCTTCGGCGACGACTACCCGACCCCCGACGGCACCTGCATCCGCGACTACATCCACGTCGTCGACCTGGCCGAGGCCCACGTGGCCGCGGCCCGCGCCCTGCAGTCCTCCCCCGGGCACTCCCTGACCCTCAACATCGGCCGGGGGGAGGGTGTCTCGGTCCGCGAGATGATCGACATGATCAATGCCATCACCGGCTTCGACCGCCCCCCGACCGTCACCCCCCGCCGTCCCGGCGACCCGGCCCGCGTCGTCGCCTCCGCCGACCGCATCGCGACCGAGCTGGGCTGGAAGGCCAAGCACGATGTGCAGGACATGATCGCTTCGGCTTGGGAGGGGTGGGTGCGGGTGCATCCGGGGGCGGCGCGGGGTTGA
- a CDS encoding TetR/AcrR family transcriptional regulator, translating into MTTNADQPQTRPRRRTPAGAAVLREDVTEAIRAAVFEELAAVGYARMSIEGIARRAGVGKTAVYRRWRSKLHLVLDVVSAVAVMGLPTPNTGSLEGDLRMLYEVTSRALRHPVVSQIIPDLQAEAARNPEIAEALQKALEQGQEGVASKILVGAEQRGEVRVGLDDELALDLISGPLYWRMVVARSPKLPKGYLDALARSTTQALKAL; encoded by the coding sequence ATGACGACGAACGCCGACCAGCCTCAGACGCGTCCGCGCCGCAGGACCCCCGCCGGGGCGGCCGTACTCCGCGAGGACGTGACGGAGGCGATCCGGGCGGCCGTCTTCGAGGAACTGGCGGCCGTCGGCTACGCGCGGATGTCGATAGAGGGCATCGCGCGCCGCGCGGGCGTCGGCAAGACCGCGGTGTACCGGCGGTGGCGTTCCAAGCTGCACCTCGTGCTCGACGTGGTGTCGGCGGTCGCGGTCATGGGGCTGCCCACGCCGAACACGGGCTCCCTGGAGGGTGACCTGCGGATGCTGTACGAGGTCACCTCGCGCGCCCTGAGGCACCCCGTCGTCTCGCAGATCATCCCCGACCTCCAGGCGGAGGCGGCCCGCAACCCCGAGATCGCCGAGGCGCTGCAGAAGGCGCTGGAGCAGGGGCAGGAGGGTGTCGCCAGCAAGATCCTGGTCGGGGCGGAGCAGCGCGGCGAGGTGCGCGTGGGCCTCGACGACGAGCTGGCTCTCGACCTGATCTCGGGCCCGCTGTACTGGCGGATGGTCGTGGCCCGCAGCCCGAAGCTGCCCAAGGGCTACCTGGACGCCCTGGCCCGGTCCACCACGCAGGCGCTCAAGGCGCTGTGA
- a CDS encoding ABC transporter permease, with the protein MSQALHTPPTTVPAPPPETDLAALAARHGLSVSGARPSLPEYVRELWARRHFIGAFSTAKLTAQYSQAKLGQVWQVLTPLLNAAVYYFIFGKLMGTSRGVPDYIPFLVTGVFVWTFTQSSIMAGTRAISGNLGLVRALHFPRAALPISFALQQLQQLLFSMAALVVILLCFGMPVTASWALTIPALVLQSTFNAGVAMIMARMGAKTPDIAQLMPFVLRTWMYASGVMFSISHMMAKHTDTPSWVTSALQANPAAVYIDLMRFALIDSFHGDQLPPHVWAIATGWALLAGVGGFIYFWKAEETYGRG; encoded by the coding sequence GTGAGCCAGGCCCTCCACACACCGCCCACCACGGTCCCGGCCCCACCCCCCGAAACCGACCTCGCGGCCCTCGCCGCCCGGCACGGGCTCTCGGTCAGTGGCGCCCGCCCCTCCCTGCCCGAGTACGTTCGCGAGCTGTGGGCGCGCCGCCATTTCATCGGGGCGTTCTCCACGGCGAAGCTCACGGCCCAGTACAGCCAGGCGAAGCTCGGTCAGGTCTGGCAGGTGCTGACGCCGTTGCTGAACGCGGCGGTGTACTACTTCATCTTCGGCAAGCTGATGGGCACCAGCCGCGGCGTGCCGGACTACATCCCGTTCCTGGTGACGGGCGTGTTCGTCTGGACGTTCACCCAGAGCTCGATCATGGCGGGCACGCGCGCGATCTCCGGGAACCTCGGCCTCGTACGCGCCCTGCACTTCCCGCGGGCCGCGCTGCCGATCTCCTTCGCGTTGCAGCAGCTTCAGCAGCTGCTGTTCTCGATGGCGGCCCTGGTCGTCATCCTGCTCTGCTTCGGCATGCCGGTCACCGCCTCCTGGGCGCTGACGATCCCGGCGCTGGTGCTTCAGTCCACCTTCAACGCCGGCGTCGCGATGATCATGGCCCGGATGGGCGCGAAGACACCGGACATCGCCCAGCTGATGCCGTTCGTGCTGCGTACGTGGATGTACGCGTCGGGCGTGATGTTCAGCATCAGCCACATGATGGCCAAGCACACGGACACGCCGTCCTGGGTGACCTCGGCCTTGCAGGCCAACCCGGCCGCCGTCTACATCGACCTGATGCGCTTCGCACTCATCGACAGCTTCCACGGCGACCAGCTTCCGCCGCACGTGTGGGCCATCGCGACGGGCTGGGCGCTGCTCGCCGGAGTCGGCGGCTTCATCTACTTCTGGAAGGCTGAGGAGACGTACGGCCGTGGCTGA